A region of the Halalkalibaculum roseum genome:
AAGGTAGAAACCAAGTACTGGACCAAAACCGCCTTTCGATATGATGTCCCGATTATCTATGAACAAACCCTCTACTCACGGTTCGGGGATTGGCTCCCCTATTCCATGATAGTCATTACGGGCTGGGGTATTTTGCTTCTTCTTTTCCGGAAATTCAGACCTGAAAAGGCAATCAGTTCGACCTAATTGAGACGATAATATTGAATAATAGATCGTGATCTATCCTTGGGAATACCAAGGATGACTGCGGGATAATCTGGCGATAAGTGTATTCAAAATTCGCCTTGATGGTTTGTGAAAATTGATAACCGATAATAGCAGACCCGTTGATGCGTGACTGTCCCTCCGTAAAGCTCTCCGTAAAATCATAGGCATTTACGTCTCTATTAATATTCTGCGGACCCTCCTGCAGGGCATTGTCCAGATCGGAATCGAGAATGAATTTCTGTTCGGTATCTTCAATGTAGGAGGCATTAAGAGTGAAATCCACGGCATTATCAAGTCGCGGGAAAAAGGGTAGCTTGAAATTTCTGATGGTATAACTGAAGCTGAACTGCAGCCCACGTGACAAACGCTCAGTAATTGTGGAGTTAGAAAGCGCCAGACTGGTGACTTTGCTGACTTCATACTGAAGGTTAGTGCGCAGATTCGACTGCCATGTGATATTAAGACCAATCAGCGGCACAAAGCGCTTCTCAACATTGATGGCATTGGGTTCATAGGGAGAGCGGTTGTTGGCCACGGTATATACTCCCAGGTTGAAAGGCTGTAGCGGACTCGTATCCGCATTAAAGGTCCATCCCAGACGGTATCTCCCACTATAGGCATGGTTGATGGTAGCCCGGGCCATAAAATTGCCGAAATAGGGAATAAAACGCTCCAGACCGGTCCACGTCACTTTCCAGCCCGGCAACGGAAAAGGGGTGAAGTTTCTACTGCCTATACCGGTAGTTGAAACTCCCAGGTAAGCTTGCCTGAAATCTTCCTCCAGAGAACGCTTGCCGAGCACGGTCTCACCATCCCTATTACCCAAAGCATCCGTCAGGCTGTCGTTGGCTGTATTGATATCATCAAAAGCGGTTTGCAGCTGTTTTCTAAAAAGTTCTCCGTAGCCTTTACCAAATGCCCACACGCTGGAGCTAATATTTCCGCTCTGGGTGCGAACCGTTGAAACTGACTCTGAAGGATCAATGGTTATGGATCTGGTTTTGGTCACATCCCACTGGGTGTTGAAAGTAAGGTCTATGGTAAAATTCCGGAATGGCTGGAACCTGGAAGTGGCCGTTAGATCATCCGAGAAACGTTTATTGGAAGGCAGCTGAATATTTGAATTTAAATCCGGATTGTCAATCAGCTGGGTGAATCCGATTTCATCTGTAAAACCGGTCCTATACGAGAATGGTGGAGAGTAATCATTTTCGGAATCCCTGAACATATAGTAGAGCTGTGAACCGCCGGCATACCCGCTTTGAAGAGAATTTTTTGAAATATTAAATGAAAAATCCAGTGACTGTATACTCAACAGTGCCATCAGACCTTTTCGAAACAGCCGGCCTATACTTTGTCCGGAAGAGCCGTTCGCAGTGTCAGCAACTGACCCATTTCGACTCCGTCGGCGTTCATCTGTGAGCCTGCTATACCAGTCCATACGATTAAACAGGTCACTGAAGTCAAAATCCAGTGACTGATTTAAACTCAGATTATTTGATATTGTGGCCCCAAGATTGGAACCCGCAGGACTGTTTCGCCACTGGTAACCGCCCCCGTAATTGGCCGAATAGCTGATCCAGCTGATAGGATCAATAGTGTTGAGCCTGGGCTGCCAGCCGGCAGTATAGGCTTCTTCATAATTGCTTCTCCTCGATTTGAGCGTGTCTGTGATCAGTTTATCGAAAACCTCAAATGTGGGGATGACCCTGAATTGGGTGCTATCTATAGTTCCCGGTTGACCGATCTGTTCTATACCGGCGCGTGAGAGATCAAAAACAGTTCTTGTCTGAAATGTTGTTTTGATAGAAGGTGTCAGGTTATAGCCCAACCCAAAATTTGTGTTGTAGTTGAAGGTATGGGACTGTTGCAGGGAAGCCAGATTCTGTCCTTCCAGGGTTCTTCTACGTCTTTCGTCGTAATCCCTATTTACTCCAAACGAGGCATTAATGGAAGCCGGTGTGTAACCCAGTTTAAGTCCGGAAAGTATATCCAAGAGTGGCACTTCCCCAAGAAAGCCGAAAGGTCTAAACAGCAGGGTATTCTGAAAGTTTACGTTGTAGCGCAGCGACCCGCTGTAGTTCCAATTATCCTGGAACACGTACTCCGGACTGCGCCGATCGGTGGTGTTATAAACGAAATTCAGGGTGGTTTTGTCGAGGGTGTACTGCAGGAAATTGGACTCAGAAAGTCTTTTTGAAACATTGGAGACGTTGATGGAGTAACTCTCAAGGTAAGTTTGACTTTCCCTGATGCGCTGATCAATAATAGTCTGCTTCTGCTCATCATTGATATCATTTCGAGCCTGAACGGCATCCTCAAATTCAGTAAGTCTCACGTCACCCTGATTAGGAAGGTACCTCGGAGTGGAGGTGGAACTGCGGGTAGAGAGGGAAACCGGAAAATTCCATCCATAGCGATCGGGCAGAAATTTATGAAGGTTCACAGTAGTATTGATATCGTAGCCAAAAATATCGGAAACCCTGCGCTGCCCAAGCCTTGAATTCAACGCACCGAACCCGTCGGTCTCCTGGGTTACATTTGCATTGATGGAGGCAAAATCGGCAAGCTGCAATTCTGCCTTTGCATTGGCTGCCCAACCGTTCTTATTGTCAAATCCCGAAACACGCAATTCATTAAGCCAGAACTGTGCCTCAAGTGATTGTACGCCCTGTTGCGGATTTGCAGGATCATAGGGATTACGTATTCCCATACCAATCTCACCGATGCGATCCAGCGAAGGATTTCCCTTAATAGCAACCACTGCACCCGGTGGCGCTTCCCGGACGATGTCACTCCGTTCATAGACCGTGCTGGGATCATCCTGCTGCTGATCTCGGAGCTGTTTCAGCTGGTTGAAAATCCTTAGCAAAATATTGACACTGTTTTCATCATAAAGCCATACCTGTTCAGCTTCTTGCTGTCTTTCTGCTTCGGTAAGTTCATCGAGTGGCTGGTTGGAAAAGGGATAGTCCGGATCCGTAGGTGAAATCGGCTGGCGATACTCATAGTAGTTGTTGATAAGGTCGGTACCGAAACGCATAACAAGCTCGGCTTCTCCCCGGTTTTCAAAGCCTTCGCCATGCACAAACATCCGCACATTGGAGTAATTGATCATATTCAATCCGCCCGGATACACCCGTTTCACCATCTTGAGTTCCTGGGAGCCCAGATTCTCCACGTCCAGGATGAGGGACTGTTCGTTGGCAATAGTCTGTCGCTGGCGGCTCCGGTTAGTAGCCCGGATAGCTCCCTCCGGCTGACGGTAAGGGATTGGCTGCCGGCGGCTGTTCTCCTCGATATTGACCGATGAAATGCTGAAATCAGCCTGTGAGGTCTGTTGCTGATCAACGTCATCGGCGTTTCGCCATTGGCTTCCTACCAGTTCAAAGGTGGCAAAACGCATTGTAAAAGGCTTTTCATAACCCGAAAGCCAGACGCGTATATAAGAAATATTCTGAAAATTTTCGATACTTCCGACTCTGCGAATCCAGTCTTGTAGCGGAATACGTACCTGATACCAGCGATCCTGCTGACGACTACCGGGCACCTTGTCGACGATAAACGTTCCGGGCTGGCCGACATCCAGCTGATTAAAATCAGCGGGATTCCAGTCTATTTCGTATTGGAAATAAGAATTGTTTTGCTCGACAATAGAGGGTGTAATTAGACCTTCGGTATCCGGCTTATTGGTAACAGCCCGTTTGTCGCCGCTACTGTTTGGCGGGGTGTTCCCGTCATGATACCCGTAAAGGCGGTGGAAACGGTTTTGCAGCGTCAGCTCAGACACCTGTTCTTCCCCGTAATAAATGTAATCATCGTTTGAGGGGTCAGCCTGAATCTCTCGAAACGCCTCACTACCGGCCCCATAGGATGCCTGCATAGCATTGATAAAGCTGCTGAACAGGGCCTGCTCATTCCGGCCATCGATGCCATCTGTATTTGGAGCCCCGTCCAAGCCCACATCTTCCTGCTCCCTCCTGTCGTTGGCAAACTGACCTTCAGGCGGTGGCGGCGGTACAGCTATATAAGAACGACTATCGGTGCCAAGATTATCAACCTGAAGGTCTTCCGGACGTCGGGTCAAACCGTCTTCCGTGTTGGTCTTGAAATTGGGCACGATATCTTCCGATACGATACCGATATCAATATACATGGTGCCATCGTAATCGGCTAGGTCTTGGGCTGTGGGTTCACGGCCGTTCGGTAATATTGGCTGTACCCAGAATTCCAGAAATTCGATGTTATTTTGGGTAAGATCTTCCTGCCCGGAAGGTACGGTAGTGACCATACCTCCCCATGTTCTGTCCTGATCGTTCTCAAGCAGGTTGCGGAGGTCCAGGTTGTAATTGTAGGGCCCCCTGTTTTCCGGATTGTAGTAAACATCCAGGGTGGTAATGAAGTTTTCTTCACTAAGTACATCCCGGTTGGGGAAAACATCCGTAACTCTTACAGGTTGGGTCTCCGGGGTCAACTGAACCCCGCCAAGAATTTCGGTAATATTACGTGGAATAGAATACCACGAAAACTGGCTGCGGAGATCCGAACGTGCGATCTTGTCGCTTAGGGTTACCGAGGGGTTGACCTGGGGGTCGGTACCGAATAAGGTCTGATCAGGAGCGTAGCCCGGCACGGCAGCAGGGGCGGCAGCCAGATTCCAACGAGATGGATTGGTAAAATTCAGCGTGATATCCACTCCCTCAAAATCATCGATGAAAGATAGCCCGTTCTCTTCATCCTTAAATAATTCATTACGGTCGATGGCATCGCTAACGGCATTGGTCTGTGCCACTCCCGGACGAAGCTGTGCAAACTCCCCGCTCATCGAAAAACTGGAGGGTGCATTGGTTTGCAATAGTGGTACCTTGTCGATGGCCCTGGTAAGCCATGGCAAATCGAAACGGGCATTGGCATCCAGGCCTATTACGGTGTTGTTCACCGGTTCATCCCCAATGCGAATTTTGTCCTGCAGGGGTTTCTCTTTGAGCTTAAAAAAGGTGCTGCCGAGCCGTATGTTATCGGTAAATTCATACTCAGCCCGCAGGCCGGTAAAATTCTTTTGCTCTATTTGAGCAAACTGGTTTTTCTCGTACTCTATCTTGATCTCCTGACCTTTTTTAAGGTACTGTTCATCCAAAATAGTGATGCTGCCTATGGAATAGTCAACCACGTAATCAGTTCCTTCAGTCAGCTCCCGCCCGTTGGCAAAGACTTTTACGGAACCTTCAACCAGTCCGAAGTCCAATGAGTAGCTTCCTGATGTTGTTCCCTTTGAACTCCCTTCAATAAGGAAAAAGCTATTCTTAGAGAGTTGGTTTGCATTTACCTTCTTCTCGTTGTAGAGCTCATTGAATGCGATTGCATTGATCTCTGTTGCCGGCAGACCGGTATTCTGCAGTAAATTCTCAATTCTGGAACCAAAAGGCTGCAGGTATGGAAAGATGATCTTACCATTTGCAGGATCGAGGGTCCCGGTACTGAAGTCAATACGGTTATCCGGTGAGAGGGCTCCCTGGTTGTCTACGCGGTCTAGTCCTAGATCTTGCAACAAAATATTGGTACGCTGCGGCAGGGAGCTGCTGGGTACGTTCTCCTGGGTATACTTGATAACCACCTCCAGTCCTTCGGGTGTGAGGTTGGAGGCCCCGACCGAATAGATATTTTTCATCATTAGGTCCCACGCTTTGTTCGTGGTCGTGGCATTTTGCGGGCGCAACAGTTTGAGATAAATGCGGCTGCCTCCCCCCTGACTCACATCACCCACACTTATCGTCTGCCCGGTTTGCGGATCGAGGTATTTAAAAGAGATTGCCAGTGCCTGCCTTGAACCCAGGTTACGCTTCAAGGATAGATAGCCCAGGTAACGGTTTACCTCATAATCCACTCCTTCCTGTAACGGGATAAAATACCCTTCCACAAATTCATCGGCATTGACCCCGAAATCGGTGGCAGAAGTACCTACTGAGGGATCCCTGAAATTATCAAGTGTTGCATCGGCAAAAGGATCGTTCTGCTCGTTTGGCAGTCCAAAGGTGCCGTTGATTTCGTTGACGCCCAGATCGACCAGAGCTATTGCCTGTCGCTCGCCTTCAAATGACTGGGTGGATTCCCGCAATATCCAGACATTGATTTCGGAGAGCTGATAGGCCTGACCCAGCTGCTGTGGATTCGACATATTTTGCTCAAACTGCTGGCGGTTGTAAAAATCCAGGAAAAAGTGGCGGTCGTTTTCATAATCTGCGGGCCGAATGGACAGCTGTTGCTCCTGGGCACCGCCGGTAAGCGTCTCGGTCTGCCCCTCACCCTCCTGTTGGGAAACAACCGAGGTGAGACGCAAAGAGCCAATCTGGGCAATGGACTTAATTCCGAACAGGGCACTTCCTCCCCTGATCAGAGAGTTGCCGGTCTCCATGGAAACATTACCCATCTCAATACGCTGTAAGATCTCATCCTCATAGCCTTGATAGACGATACTCAGCCTATTCTGAAAATCAAAAGCTGCTTCCGTGTCCCAGTCGGTCTGGATGGACAGTTTATCACCGATAGTTCCCTGGATGTTAAGCTTCAGGCTCTGCTCGAAGGTCGGATCAATTTGTGTCTGCTGATCAGGCGGTATCTCCGGATTTTCTGTCTTTTGAATGGATGCTCCCAGGTTCATATTCGCCGTACCGTTTACACGCAGATTGACCTCCGGTTTACCGAATATTGTGGTAAAGGTAGACTCCCTGCCACCCGGAACATCAAAGCGGAAGTCCAGCAATCCCCTCCTCTCTTCCCTGGTATCTTCGTATTGGGTGATAAGCATCTCCCAATTCTCCCTCTTGGACTTCTCAAGGCTTCTTTGGGCATACTCTTCAAAAGTCATGACATAGGGAAGCGCCATGGGTATATCATTGAGCAACCTTTGGCTTACATAATGCCCCGATGAATCACGATTAACCACTACTCTCTCTTCATTCAAGGCAACATGAAACAGGCGCGAGCGTTTTCCGGGAAAGGGATATGAAACGAGGTCGGGAGTGTGCATGACCGGCAAAGAATCAGGAAGCGCTGTAAAATCAATATCAATTGTGGTATCGACTTCAGCCGAAACCTGGGCAAATGCCCGGTCTGTGCCTGTTGCTAAGGCAATCAGGAGCACAAAAAGTAATTTATACCATATTTTGATGGCTTTGAGCTGCACGAAACCGTTTTTTAACTAAATTCTTGTCTTTTAACTATATAAAACCAGTCGTAACAGTATTAGATAGGCAGCTCCTTAACTTTTTGAAATTTAAATATGTTCGTCCTTTGCTGAATAGATTATACTACTAATTCAGAATTCTTGAAAATTACAAACTGAGGACTTGTTTCCGTTTAAATTGATTTTGCAAAGACGTAGTATAGGCCTAATTTAAAGGTTGTTCAAACCCGAAAATCCAAAGCCGTCAATGCTTAATAAGCTTCAACTCGACATTCTCAGAAGGCATGTAGGCCCGTTTATCTTCTGTTTTTTTACGGTGATGTTTCTGCTGTTGATGCAGTTTCTGATGCTTTATATCGACAAGCTGGTCGGCAAGGGCCTGCCTTTTGACATTATTCTGGAATTGATTGTTACCAATCTGGCAGCCATGGTGGTTCTGGCGGCACCAATGGCCGTTTTGGTCGCTTCCCTGATGGCCTATGGTAAATTTACTGAGCTAAATGAGCTTACTGCATTACGCGCCGCCGGTGTAAATCCCATACACATTATTAATCCGGTACTTGGAGCTGCCACCATTTTAACCATCAGCCTGGTGCTATTTGGCAATTATGTGCTTCCCGATTCCAACCAGAGGGCACGATCGCTGTTTATCGATATCCGTTTAAAGAAACCCGGCTTTGATCTTAAAGAAAATGAGTTCTATGAAGGCATCGAAGGCTATACCTTTCTGGTCAAGCGAATAGAGAATGAGGCAGATTCTCTGTATGACGTCACGCTTTTCCAGGAATCCACCAGAAATCGGGAAAAAGCCTACATCACGGCCAAACGCGGGACCTTGCAGAGTGAAGACGACGGGCAGACCTTAACCCTGTTTCTTTTTGACGGTAGCATACTCAGGTACCTCGATCGCGTTCAAAACGGTAAAAGAGTTGATATGTATGAAGAAACTGATTTTGACCGTTACCGTATCAGCTTTGATCTTTCTGAACTTGCGTTTTCACGTTCCAATCCCGACAAGCACTCCCGCAGTGACCGTACCATGAATATCAAGTCAATGCTGGCGGTTGTTGATTCGCTGAATATGGAAATCAATGATCAAAAGGAGAAGTTCGTTGAAAGAAATAATGATATCGCGCTGAATCCGGAAGACTCTCTCTTTTCCCAACAGCAGCATCTTGCCGGTGAAGACCGCGAGTATTACACTGAAACAGACAGTACAGATCTTCCCTACCAAAGTCATTATGTGGTTTTAAATAATATAAACCGGCTTTCTGCCCAAAAAAGCATACACCGGTCTGCATTAACTGAAATGCGTAACTATCGCTCTTCACTGGAAAATCTTGAGGTAAACCTGGATTGGAGGATCAGCCGTATTGCACGGTACCTTGTGGAGGTACATAAAAAGTTCTCCATCCCCATTGCCTGTATCATCTTTGTATTGATCGGAGCACCAATAGGCATGTACACCAAGAAAGGAAACCTCGGCTATGCTGCACTAATAAGTACCGGATTCCTGACCTTTTATTTCATCTCCATCATACAGGGAGAGAAGCTGGCGGACCGGCTGTTTGTGAGTCCTGTGACCGGCATGTGGTTTTCAAATGTGATTTTATCGGTCATCGGCATTTACCTGGTGATAAGGCTCTGCACTTCTTTTAAATTTTCAAACCTCTGGAGAAAAAGTGCGTAACAAGATCGACCGTTACATTTTTATCCGCTTGTTTGCCATCACCATATTTGTGCTTGGTGTGCTGATCTTCATCTTCCTGGTTATCGACTTTTCCAATAACAGTGATGATTTTACCGATCGTGGGGCCACTTTTATAGAGATATTCGGAGATTATTACCTGAACTACATTCCTGAGATCATCCGCCTGGTGATACCTGTTGCCATCTTTGTAGCCTGTTTATATCTGACCGGACAAATGACTGATCGTCTGGAAATCACTGCTTTAAAAGCAGCCGGGGTGAGCTTGTACCGCCTTATTGTGCCCTACCTGCTCTTTGGGTTTATCATGCTTGTTATTATCAGTTACCTGGATGGCTTCATCATACCCGATTCAAATTCCAAGCGCATCGCCTTTGAAAACCGCTATCTCAAAGACAAAACAGAGAAGGTAGACCGCAACCGTATCTACCGCCAGGAGTCGGAGAATACAATCTTTGAGATCAGGACTTTCGACGCCAACCAGAAGATTGGCTACAATATTGAAGTGATTGAATTTGAGGGTGATAGCATCAAAAAAATGATGAAAATTCAACGCATGGAGTGGATCCCGAATGACAGCCTCTGGAAATACACCGATATTGAAGAGAAAACGTTCACTCCTACAGGGTACGTCGATGAGTATAGTGACTCTATGAGAGTAGCCCTGAATATACTGCCCCGAGACCTGGCCCGTACCACTTCCGATATCTACCAGCTCACATACCGGGAGGCCTACAACTACATCCAATCCATTAAACGAAGCGGGGCCAGCAACACTGAGTTGCCACAGGTACAGTTTTATGGCAGGCTTGCATACCCGTTCTCCATCATCGTCTCAATACTGGTTGGGTTTGCCATCGCATCGGTCAGGCGCAGAGGCGGCAGGGGATTTCACATAGCGGCCGGGCTAACCATTAGCTTTCTATACCTGGCGCTTATGAAAGTAATTGAACCATTTGGCGGGCAAGGTGCCCTTGATCCGGTCATTGCAGCAACACTGCCCCATGTGTTCTTTCTGTTTGTGGGCCTAGTGCTGTTGTTTGCGGCAAGGAAATAATTGTTGAATTAGTGAGTTGGTGAATTACTGAGTGAATTATTTATTTCGCACAATCACCAACTCACCAACTCAATAATTCACTATTTAACTTACTGAGTAGTTCGGTGATTCTTTGGTAATCTGCACCGAGTGGGGATGGCTTTCTTTGTAGGCCGCGGCAGAGATCTGTACAAATTCGGCTTTCTGGAGATCCTCAATATTAGCTGCACCAGCATAACCCATGGCTGCCCGCAATCCACCGACCATCTGGTAGACCACCTCGCTGAGGTATCCTTTATATGGGACACGTCCTTCAATACCTTCCGGGACCAACTTGTTGATATCATCCTCCACATCCTGGAAATAGCGATCTTTTGAGCCTTGCTCCATTGCACCGAGACTTCCCATGCCGCGGTAGGATTTATATTTCCTGGATTCATAAATAATGGTCTCTCCCGGGCTCTCATCTACACCGGCAAACATGGAACCCATCATCACAGCCTGGGCTCCGCCTGCAATGGCTTTGGGGATATCTCCGGTTTGTTTGATACCGCCGTCTGCAATCAATCCCACGCCTGCTTTATGAGCAAATTCTGCAACTTCCATAACCGCGCTTAGCTGCGGCACCCCGACCCCGGTTACCACGCGAGTAGTACAGATGGACCCGGGTCCCACTCCAACTTTAAGAATATCGGCTCCGGCCTCAACAAGGGCTTTGGCCGCACTCTTTGTGGCGATGTTGCCTGCGATAAGATTGAGATCCGGATAGGCTTTTTTGATCTTCTTTACCATATTCAGCACTCCTTCGGAGTGCCCGTGAGCGGTATCTACGGTAATCACATCCACCCCGGTTTCAATCAGCGCATCTACCCGATCCATGGTATCGGGGGTAACTCCTACTGCAGCACCCACGCGCAGACGGCCCATCTCATCCTTGCAAGCATTGGGGAAGTTCATCTTCTTTTCAATATCCTTAAACGTAATCAAGCCCACCAGCCTCATGTTCTCATCTACGATCGGAAGTTTTTCTACTTTGTGCTGCTGCAGCAGCTTTTCGGCTTCTTCAAGGGTGGTTCCTTCTCTTGCCGTGATCAGATTGTCACTGGTCATGATTGAACTCAGCTTCTTGTCCACATAATGCTCGAAGCGAAGGTCCCGGTTGGTGACGATGCCGATCAGTTTGTTATCCTTTTCGATAATAGGGATACCGCCGATCTTGTGTTTTTTCATCAATCCCCGGGCTTCCCTGACGGTAGCATCTTCCGGCAGAGTCACCGGATCAACGATCATGCCGCTCTCACTGCGTTTCACCATGCGCACCTGGTCGGCCTGGTCTTCAATGGACATATTCTTATGCAACATGGCAATGCCTCCCTCCCGGGCCAGGGCAATGGCTAGCCGGTATTCAGATACCGTATCCATGGCGGCGCTCATGACGGGAACGTTCAGGGTGAGATTCGGCGTGAGTTTTACACTGGTATCGACATCGCGCGGCAGGGTTTGGGAATAGGCAGGGACCAGCAACACGTCGTCGTAGGTCAGTCCCTGTCGGGTAATTCGTTCGAATGGAGAGGAGTTTTGCATGATTCCGGGTTCTGCAAAATTTGGGTTCAGATTTTGGCTAAGATAAAAAAAATGTGGACGAAGTGCTTAATGGAAATGGCAATAATCTTTGATTGTTGTGCAGAGTAAATCCATTTAGAATTACATGGATTTAAAGGTGATAGTGATAGCAAAGGTTAGTCTGCTTCATGAATAAACTCCCGCAGATCCCGCTGATTTTCGCAGAAATGAATAACTAAATTCTGCGCTT
Encoded here:
- the guaB gene encoding IMP dehydrogenase, coding for MQNSSPFERITRQGLTYDDVLLVPAYSQTLPRDVDTSVKLTPNLTLNVPVMSAAMDTVSEYRLAIALAREGGIAMLHKNMSIEDQADQVRMVKRSESGMIVDPVTLPEDATVREARGLMKKHKIGGIPIIEKDNKLIGIVTNRDLRFEHYVDKKLSSIMTSDNLITAREGTTLEEAEKLLQQHKVEKLPIVDENMRLVGLITFKDIEKKMNFPNACKDEMGRLRVGAAVGVTPDTMDRVDALIETGVDVITVDTAHGHSEGVLNMVKKIKKAYPDLNLIAGNIATKSAAKALVEAGADILKVGVGPGSICTTRVVTGVGVPQLSAVMEVAEFAHKAGVGLIADGGIKQTGDIPKAIAGGAQAVMMGSMFAGVDESPGETIIYESRKYKSYRGMGSLGAMEQGSKDRYFQDVEDDINKLVPEGIEGRVPYKGYLSEVVYQMVGGLRAAMGYAGAANIEDLQKAEFVQISAAAYKESHPHSVQITKESPNYSVS
- a CDS encoding LptF/LptG family permease, with product MLNKLQLDILRRHVGPFIFCFFTVMFLLLMQFLMLYIDKLVGKGLPFDIILELIVTNLAAMVVLAAPMAVLVASLMAYGKFTELNELTALRAAGVNPIHIINPVLGAATILTISLVLFGNYVLPDSNQRARSLFIDIRLKKPGFDLKENEFYEGIEGYTFLVKRIENEADSLYDVTLFQESTRNREKAYITAKRGTLQSEDDGQTLTLFLFDGSILRYLDRVQNGKRVDMYEETDFDRYRISFDLSELAFSRSNPDKHSRSDRTMNIKSMLAVVDSLNMEINDQKEKFVERNNDIALNPEDSLFSQQQHLAGEDREYYTETDSTDLPYQSHYVVLNNINRLSAQKSIHRSALTEMRNYRSSLENLEVNLDWRISRIARYLVEVHKKFSIPIACIIFVLIGAPIGMYTKKGNLGYAALISTGFLTFYFISIIQGEKLADRLFVSPVTGMWFSNVILSVIGIYLVIRLCTSFKFSNLWRKSA
- a CDS encoding LptF/LptG family permease; this translates as MRNKIDRYIFIRLFAITIFVLGVLIFIFLVIDFSNNSDDFTDRGATFIEIFGDYYLNYIPEIIRLVIPVAIFVACLYLTGQMTDRLEITALKAAGVSLYRLIVPYLLFGFIMLVIISYLDGFIIPDSNSKRIAFENRYLKDKTEKVDRNRIYRQESENTIFEIRTFDANQKIGYNIEVIEFEGDSIKKMMKIQRMEWIPNDSLWKYTDIEEKTFTPTGYVDEYSDSMRVALNILPRDLARTTSDIYQLTYREAYNYIQSIKRSGASNTELPQVQFYGRLAYPFSIIVSILVGFAIASVRRRGGRGFHIAAGLTISFLYLALMKVIEPFGGQGALDPVIAATLPHVFFLFVGLVLLFAARK
- the sprA gene encoding cell surface protein SprA, with amino-acid sequence MQLKAIKIWYKLLFVLLIALATGTDRAFAQVSAEVDTTIDIDFTALPDSLPVMHTPDLVSYPFPGKRSRLFHVALNEERVVVNRDSSGHYVSQRLLNDIPMALPYVMTFEEYAQRSLEKSKRENWEMLITQYEDTREERRGLLDFRFDVPGGRESTFTTIFGKPEVNLRVNGTANMNLGASIQKTENPEIPPDQQTQIDPTFEQSLKLNIQGTIGDKLSIQTDWDTEAAFDFQNRLSIVYQGYEDEILQRIEMGNVSMETGNSLIRGGSALFGIKSIAQIGSLRLTSVVSQQEGEGQTETLTGGAQEQQLSIRPADYENDRHFFLDFYNRQQFEQNMSNPQQLGQAYQLSEINVWILRESTQSFEGERQAIALVDLGVNEINGTFGLPNEQNDPFADATLDNFRDPSVGTSATDFGVNADEFVEGYFIPLQEGVDYEVNRYLGYLSLKRNLGSRQALAISFKYLDPQTGQTISVGDVSQGGGSRIYLKLLRPQNATTTNKAWDLMMKNIYSVGASNLTPEGLEVVIKYTQENVPSSSLPQRTNILLQDLGLDRVDNQGALSPDNRIDFSTGTLDPANGKIIFPYLQPFGSRIENLLQNTGLPATEINAIAFNELYNEKKVNANQLSKNSFFLIEGSSKGTTSGSYSLDFGLVEGSVKVFANGRELTEGTDYVVDYSIGSITILDEQYLKKGQEIKIEYEKNQFAQIEQKNFTGLRAEYEFTDNIRLGSTFFKLKEKPLQDKIRIGDEPVNNTVIGLDANARFDLPWLTRAIDKVPLLQTNAPSSFSMSGEFAQLRPGVAQTNAVSDAIDRNELFKDEENGLSFIDDFEGVDITLNFTNPSRWNLAAAPAAVPGYAPDQTLFGTDPQVNPSVTLSDKIARSDLRSQFSWYSIPRNITEILGGVQLTPETQPVRVTDVFPNRDVLSEENFITTLDVYYNPENRGPYNYNLDLRNLLENDQDRTWGGMVTTVPSGQEDLTQNNIEFLEFWVQPILPNGREPTAQDLADYDGTMYIDIGIVSEDIVPNFKTNTEDGLTRRPEDLQVDNLGTDSRSYIAVPPPPPEGQFANDRREQEDVGLDGAPNTDGIDGRNEQALFSSFINAMQASYGAGSEAFREIQADPSNDDYIYYGEEQVSELTLQNRFHRLYGYHDGNTPPNSSGDKRAVTNKPDTEGLITPSIVEQNNSYFQYEIDWNPADFNQLDVGQPGTFIVDKVPGSRQQDRWYQVRIPLQDWIRRVGSIENFQNISYIRVWLSGYEKPFTMRFATFELVGSQWRNADDVDQQQTSQADFSISSVNIEENSRRQPIPYRQPEGAIRATNRSRQRQTIANEQSLILDVENLGSQELKMVKRVYPGGLNMINYSNVRMFVHGEGFENRGEAELVMRFGTDLINNYYEYRQPISPTDPDYPFSNQPLDELTEAERQQEAEQVWLYDENSVNILLRIFNQLKQLRDQQQDDPSTVYERSDIVREAPPGAVVAIKGNPSLDRIGEIGMGIRNPYDPANPQQGVQSLEAQFWLNELRVSGFDNKNGWAANAKAELQLADFASINANVTQETDGFGALNSRLGQRRVSDIFGYDINTTVNLHKFLPDRYGWNFPVSLSTRSSTSTPRYLPNQGDVRLTEFEDAVQARNDINDEQKQTIIDQRIRESQTYLESYSINVSNVSKRLSESNFLQYTLDKTTLNFVYNTTDRRSPEYVFQDNWNYSGSLRYNVNFQNTLLFRPFGFLGEVPLLDILSGLKLGYTPASINASFGVNRDYDERRRRTLEGQNLASLQQSHTFNYNTNFGLGYNLTPSIKTTFQTRTVFDLSRAGIEQIGQPGTIDSTQFRVIPTFEVFDKLITDTLKSRRSNYEEAYTAGWQPRLNTIDPISWISYSANYGGGYQWRNSPAGSNLGATISNNLSLNQSLDFDFSDLFNRMDWYSRLTDERRRSRNGSVADTANGSSGQSIGRLFRKGLMALLSIQSLDFSFNISKNSLQSGYAGGSQLYYMFRDSENDYSPPFSYRTGFTDEIGFTQLIDNPDLNSNIQLPSNKRFSDDLTATSRFQPFRNFTIDLTFNTQWDVTKTRSITIDPSESVSTVRTQSGNISSSVWAFGKGYGELFRKQLQTAFDDINTANDSLTDALGNRDGETVLGKRSLEEDFRQAYLGVSTTGIGSRNFTPFPLPGWKVTWTGLERFIPYFGNFMARATINHAYSGRYRLGWTFNADTSPLQPFNLGVYTVANNRSPYEPNAINVEKRFVPLIGLNITWQSNLRTNLQYEVSKVTSLALSNSTITERLSRGLQFSFSYTIRNFKLPFFPRLDNAVDFTLNASYIEDTEQKFILDSDLDNALQEGPQNINRDVNAYDFTESFTEGQSRINGSAIIGYQFSQTIKANFEYTYRQIIPQSSLVFPRIDHDLLFNIIVSIRSN